In Canis lupus dingo isolate Sandy chromosome 1, ASM325472v2, whole genome shotgun sequence, a single genomic region encodes these proteins:
- the LOC112645586 gene encoding regulator of G-protein signaling 9-binding protein: MAREECKALLDALNRTTARHHQLALTVGGSADSRALRRELRRTRREAQELAAAARARLTAPLRDRGLGGEERAELERLWAAFSGCLDLLEADMRRALALGSAFPLQAPRRPLVRTGVAGGPGGPGGSARSLRRLAERDGDGDGDADGDDLRELEREVLQLSDMIHDMEMKVNVPRWTVQARQTAGAELLSAASSAGPASVQERSGPCDPSKALAAAVFSAVLLAAVALAVCVAKLS; this comes from the coding sequence ATGGCGCGGGAGGAGTGCAAGGCGCTGCTGGACGCGCTCAACAGGACGACCGCGCGCCACCACCAGCTGGCGCTGACCGTCGGCGGCTCGGCGGACTCGCGGGCGCTGCGGCGGGAGCTGCGGAGGACGCGCCGCGAGGCGCAGGAGCTGGCGgcggccgcccgcgcccggcTGACCGCCCCGCTGCGCGACCGGGGCCTGGGCGGCGAGGAGCGCGCCGAGCTCGAGCGCCTGTGGGCGGCCTTCTCCGGCTGCCTGGACCTGCTGGAGGCCGACATGCGGCGCGCGCTGGCGCTGGGCTCGGCCTTCCCGCTGCAGGCGCCGCGGCGGCCGCTGGTGCGCACGGGCgtggcggggggcccggggggcccggggggctcggCCCGCAGCCTGCGGCGCCTGGCGGAGCGCGACGGGGACGGCGACGGGGACGCGGACGGGGACGACCTGCGCGAGCTGGAGCGGGAGGTCCTCCAGCTGAGCGACATGATCCACGACATGGAGATGAAGGTCAACGTGCCCCGCTGGACCGTGCAGGCCCGGCAGACGGCGGGCGCCGAGCTCCTGTCCGCCGCCTCCTCCGCGGGCCCCGCGTCGGTGCAGGAGCGCTCGGGGCCCTGCGACCCCAGCAAGGCCCTGGCCGCCGCCGTCTTCAGCGCCGTGCTGCTGGCGGCCGTGGCCCTGGCCGTCTGCGTGGCCAAGCTGAGCTGA